One Nitrospirota bacterium DNA segment encodes these proteins:
- a CDS encoding Lrp/AsnC ligand binding domain-containing protein, whose protein sequence is MAFEAFILVNVTGDHTKSAYKTLGRIEGIKGVYMVTGVYDMVVHVAAQDLNHLGEVILPNIRAIDGVTQTMTCLVLSPPAPHL, encoded by the coding sequence ATGGCATTCGAAGCGTTCATTCTGGTAAACGTCACGGGCGACCACACCAAGAGCGCCTACAAAACCCTCGGGCGCATCGAAGGCATCAAAGGGGTCTACATGGTGACCGGGGTCTACGACATGGTCGTCCATGTGGCGGCGCAAGACCTCAACCATCTCGGGGAAGTCATCCTGCCCAACATTCGGGCGATCGACGGCGTGACGCAGACCATGACGTGTCTGGTGTTGTCTCCGCCCGCTCCCCACCTCTGA
- the glp gene encoding gephyrin-like molybdotransferase Glp, protein MASSRSAMLPVEAALKTVLGAAGTLGTERVPVLAALGRVLAEDIVATRDIPPWNNSSVDGYAVRATDVASATRDRPVALTVIEEIPAGLMPNKTVTPGTAARIMTGAPMPEGADAVVMVEDTSLDGERVLIRAAAEAGESVRVRGQDVRAGAVVIPKGRRVRPAEVGMLASLGHTAVTVGRQPRVGVLATGDELIDLGESERPDRIYNVNSYAVAAQIVEAGGVPVVMGIARDTAASLRAALAGLDGLDGLIVCGGVSVGKFDFVKDVLTELGMVMEFWRVAMKPGSPMAFGSVAGMPVFGLPGNPVSSMVTFEVFVRPALLRMGGATALDRPSVVAELAAGIDKAPGKTHFVRARLWRNGTRLCAAPTGSQDSGVLTSMVKAEGLIVLAHDAARVEAGTMVDVRLLQGERQPTS, encoded by the coding sequence GTGGCTAGCAGCCGGTCCGCCATGCTGCCGGTCGAGGCGGCGCTCAAGACCGTCCTCGGCGCAGCGGGCACGTTGGGAACCGAACGTGTGCCGGTCCTCGCCGCCTTGGGACGGGTTCTTGCCGAGGACATAGTCGCCACGCGGGATATCCCTCCGTGGAACAACTCATCGGTCGACGGCTACGCCGTGCGCGCAACCGACGTCGCGTCCGCGACCCGCGATCGGCCGGTGGCGCTCACCGTGATCGAGGAGATCCCCGCGGGGCTGATGCCGAACAAGACCGTCACGCCGGGCACGGCGGCGAGGATCATGACGGGCGCACCCATGCCGGAGGGCGCCGACGCGGTGGTGATGGTGGAAGATACGTCGCTCGACGGCGAACGGGTGCTGATTCGAGCGGCGGCCGAAGCCGGCGAGTCGGTGCGCGTGCGTGGTCAAGACGTCCGCGCGGGCGCGGTGGTCATCCCCAAGGGCCGGCGGGTTCGGCCCGCTGAGGTCGGCATGTTGGCGTCGCTGGGCCACACCGCGGTGACCGTCGGCCGTCAGCCCCGGGTCGGCGTGCTCGCGACCGGCGACGAACTCATCGACCTCGGGGAGTCCGAGCGACCGGACCGCATTTACAACGTGAACAGCTACGCGGTCGCGGCCCAAATCGTCGAGGCCGGCGGCGTTCCGGTGGTGATGGGTATTGCGAGGGACACGGCGGCCTCGTTGCGGGCGGCGCTGGCAGGGCTGGACGGTCTCGACGGGCTGATCGTCTGCGGCGGCGTGTCGGTGGGCAAGTTCGACTTCGTGAAGGACGTCTTGACCGAACTCGGTATGGTCATGGAGTTCTGGCGCGTGGCCATGAAGCCGGGGAGCCCGATGGCCTTCGGCTCGGTCGCGGGGATGCCGGTCTTCGGCTTGCCGGGAAACCCGGTGTCGTCGATGGTGACGTTCGAGGTGTTCGTCCGGCCCGCGCTCCTCCGAATGGGGGGCGCGACCGCGCTGGACCGGCCGAGCGTGGTGGCCGAACTCGCGGCAGGCATCGACAAAGCGCCCGGGAAAACCCATTTTGTCCGAGCGCGGTTGTGGCGCAACGGGACGCGCCTGTGCGCGGCGCCCACCGGCTCGCAGGATTCCGGCGTGCTCACGTCGATGGTCAAGGCCGAGGGATTGATCGTGCTCGCACACGACGCGGCTCGCGTCGAGGCGGGGACGATGGTTGATGTGCGCCTCCTCCAAGGAGAGAGGCAGCCCACGTCGTAA
- a CDS encoding class I SAM-dependent methyltransferase, translating to MADCHDVRDAAPLLVEFRDRLPKGTALDIAMGYGRHALYLAEAGWQVHGIERDPDAVAACRREAAERRLSLRVEQADLDTYRIPPAAYDLVVVFYFLDRALIPQIREAIKPGGAIVYETFTVENQQRFGRPKRTGFCLQPGELPRLFEGFTVLASREGLVGGQFVAQLVAVKPGGKRG from the coding sequence ATGGCCGACTGCCATGACGTGCGCGACGCGGCGCCGCTGCTGGTGGAGTTTCGGGACCGATTGCCCAAGGGCACGGCGCTGGACATCGCGATGGGATACGGCCGCCATGCGCTCTATCTTGCGGAAGCGGGTTGGCAGGTCCACGGGATCGAACGCGATCCCGACGCCGTTGCGGCGTGCCGCCGCGAGGCGGCTGAGCGTCGTCTGTCGTTGCGCGTGGAGCAGGCCGATCTGGACACGTATCGAATCCCGCCGGCCGCGTACGACCTGGTGGTGGTGTTCTATTTCCTGGACCGCGCGCTGATTCCGCAGATCCGCGAGGCGATCAAACCCGGCGGCGCGATCGTGTACGAGACGTTCACCGTCGAAAACCAACAGCGCTTCGGCCGTCCGAAGCGAACGGGCTTCTGCCTGCAACCGGGCGAGCTGCCGCGACTGTTCGAGGGATTCACCGTGCTGGCGTCGCGCGAAGGTTTGGTCGGCGGCCAGTTCGTGGCCCAACTGGTCGCGGTCAAGCCGGGAGGGAAGCGTGGCTAG
- a CDS encoding M48 family metallopeptidase: protein MDTLVTPALSVNLTGRGLCFGTGLVPQGERVEFDLAEDRLRLWPDTQREHSVPYVAIRVEPGGFERRQFQLTWSDNGPWALVLDDDALARRVRNAPPPGLQVEIERLDAQLRRGRVASGVGWALIGTIVLAPLFFLALLWWQADRIVGAAVDRIPIAWEEQLGESAFAQLTAGASLLSEGAAVDAVNAIGGRLTAEIDSPYRFQWHVIDDPQINAFAVPAGHVVVFTGLLNAADTPEEVAGVLAHEVQHVVLRHSLQGLVRSLGWSATIKILFGSSGPLSGVGQLADRLGSLTFSREQETAADLQGLKLLRRAKIDPQGMVTFFEKLAREESGMTLLSTHPMSADRAERLRAEIAQAGSWPTEPLPVAWSELRAARPAGDSPGDSPGDSPGDLR from the coding sequence TTGGACACGCTTGTAACGCCCGCGCTCTCCGTGAACCTTACCGGTCGCGGGTTATGCTTCGGGACGGGGCTCGTGCCCCAAGGCGAGCGCGTCGAGTTCGACTTGGCGGAGGACCGGCTTCGCCTGTGGCCGGACACGCAGCGCGAGCATTCGGTGCCGTATGTCGCGATTCGGGTCGAGCCCGGCGGGTTCGAGCGCCGCCAATTTCAGTTGACGTGGTCCGACAACGGGCCGTGGGCGTTGGTCCTGGACGACGACGCGCTCGCGCGACGCGTCCGCAACGCCCCGCCTCCCGGCCTGCAGGTGGAAATCGAGCGACTCGACGCGCAGCTTCGCCGCGGGCGGGTCGCAAGCGGGGTGGGCTGGGCCCTCATCGGCACGATTGTTCTGGCGCCCCTCTTCTTCTTGGCGCTGCTGTGGTGGCAGGCCGACCGCATCGTGGGGGCGGCGGTCGATCGGATTCCCATTGCCTGGGAGGAACAGCTCGGAGAGTCGGCGTTCGCGCAGCTTACAGCCGGCGCTAGCCTACTGAGCGAAGGGGCCGCGGTGGATGCGGTCAACGCGATCGGCGGCCGCTTGACCGCGGAGATCGACTCTCCCTACCGGTTCCAATGGCACGTCATTGACGACCCCCAGATCAACGCGTTTGCGGTGCCTGCGGGCCACGTGGTGGTGTTCACCGGTCTGCTCAACGCCGCGGACACGCCCGAGGAGGTGGCCGGCGTCCTCGCGCACGAGGTGCAGCACGTGGTGCTTCGCCACAGCCTCCAGGGGTTGGTTCGCTCACTCGGGTGGAGCGCGACCATCAAAATTCTCTTCGGCAGCTCGGGGCCGCTGTCCGGCGTGGGCCAACTTGCCGACCGGTTGGGCAGTCTCACGTTCAGTCGGGAGCAGGAGACCGCGGCCGACCTGCAAGGTCTCAAGCTGCTCCGGCGCGCGAAGATCGACCCCCAGGGCATGGTCACGTTCTTCGAAAAACTGGCCCGTGAGGAATCGGGCATGACATTGCTGTCCACGCACCCGATGAGCGCGGATCGCGCGGAGCGGTTGCGCGCGGAGATCGCGCAAGCTGGGTCATGGCCCACCGAGCCGTTGCCGGTGGCCTGGTCCGAGTTAAGGGCCGCGCGTCCGGCAGGAGACTCGCCAGGAGACTCGCCAGGGGACTCGCCAGGAGACTTGCGATGA
- a CDS encoding TIGR00266 family protein, with protein MALMHEIDYEIFGDDMQYVEIELDPEEAAVAEAGGMMYMNDGIEMETVFGDGSGGKPGLFGALVGAGKRLLTGESLFMTVFVNKARDKRRVAFAAPYPGKIVPMKLDELGGTLICQKDSFLCAAKGVSVGIAFQKRLGVGLFGGEGFIMQKLEGDGVAFVNAGGTIAERTLKPGEMLRVDTGCIVALQSSVDFDIEYVGKIKSALFGGEGLFFATLRGPGRAWLQSLPLSRLANRIYAAAPQRGGAREEGSLLRGLGGLLDGDN; from the coding sequence ATGGCGCTGATGCACGAGATCGACTACGAAATCTTCGGCGACGACATGCAGTACGTCGAGATCGAATTGGACCCGGAAGAGGCGGCCGTGGCCGAAGCCGGCGGCATGATGTACATGAACGACGGCATCGAGATGGAAACCGTGTTCGGTGACGGCTCGGGCGGCAAGCCGGGGCTGTTCGGCGCGTTGGTGGGAGCTGGCAAGCGCCTGCTCACCGGCGAGTCGTTGTTCATGACCGTGTTCGTGAACAAGGCGCGCGACAAACGCCGGGTGGCGTTCGCGGCGCCGTATCCCGGAAAGATCGTCCCGATGAAACTCGACGAACTGGGCGGTACGCTCATCTGCCAGAAGGATTCGTTTCTGTGCGCGGCCAAAGGGGTCTCGGTGGGCATCGCGTTTCAGAAGCGGTTGGGCGTTGGGTTGTTCGGCGGTGAAGGGTTCATCATGCAAAAGCTGGAGGGCGACGGCGTGGCGTTCGTGAACGCGGGTGGGACCATTGCCGAGCGGACCCTGAAGCCCGGCGAGATGCTCCGCGTGGACACCGGGTGCATCGTCGCGTTGCAGAGCTCCGTGGACTTCGACATCGAGTACGTGGGTAAAATTAAGTCCGCCTTGTTCGGGGGGGAGGGCCTGTTCTTTGCGACGTTGCGCGGTCCCGGCCGGGCGTGGTTGCAGTCCCTGCCGCTGTCCCGGCTCGCAAACCGTATCTACGCGGCCGCACCGCAACGGGGAGGCGCGCGCGAGGAGGGATCGCTGCTCCGCGGGTTGGGTGGACTACTGGACGGCGACAACTAA
- a CDS encoding helix-turn-helix transcriptional regulator has product MIATCGLEPTTRPFCEASEIGGIPAPAPWLFRIRLTRREQEIVELVTLGRNTREIASQLGISGETVKVRLQHVYRKYGVKNRVELILSLAPKPSKH; this is encoded by the coding sequence ATGATCGCGACGTGCGGGCTCGAACCTACCACGAGGCCTTTTTGCGAAGCAAGCGAAATCGGAGGAATCCCCGCCCCCGCTCCCTGGCTGTTCCGGATTCGCTTGACACGGCGCGAGCAAGAGATCGTTGAGCTCGTCACGCTCGGCCGGAACACCAGAGAGATCGCGAGCCAGTTGGGCATCTCAGGGGAAACCGTGAAAGTCCGTCTTCAACACGTTTACCGAAAGTATGGCGTGAAAAATCGTGTTGAGCTGATCCTGTCACTCGCCCCGAAACCGTCGAAGCACTAA
- the hflK gene encoding FtsH protease activity modulator HflK, with product MVWEPRDLGGGKADLERQWAEFRQRLRRFTGFRGWTPIIGLLIALLLAWQGFYIVAPDEQGVVKRFGRVVRITPPGPHFKIPLIESVLIPKVTKLHRIEVGFRSNIQGGTTTVPREALMLTGDENILSVELIVQFRIKDAQEFLFNVADMGETIMKATEAAIRQVIGQSHIDEALTTGKAEIQESTQALLQQILDDYHAGVHVAAIQLQDVDPPEQVVAAFKDVASAKEDKEKLINEAQGYRNDIIPKAKGEAAQTINQAQAYAQSRVRRAEGEADRFNKTLKEYQQAKPIIRKRIYLETMEAVLPGMNKVIIDGKVGDRTLPYLPLTREPKPSGSRGGTTP from the coding sequence ATGGTCTGGGAGCCTAGGGACTTGGGCGGCGGCAAGGCTGACTTGGAGCGGCAGTGGGCCGAGTTCCGGCAGCGCCTGCGGCGGTTCACCGGGTTTCGCGGCTGGACCCCGATCATCGGCCTGCTCATCGCCTTGTTGCTGGCCTGGCAAGGTTTCTACATTGTCGCGCCCGACGAGCAGGGCGTGGTCAAGCGCTTCGGCCGCGTGGTGCGGATCACGCCCCCCGGTCCCCACTTCAAAATCCCGCTCATCGAATCCGTGCTCATTCCGAAAGTCACGAAGCTGCATCGCATCGAAGTGGGATTTCGCTCGAACATCCAAGGCGGGACCACCACCGTGCCCCGCGAAGCCCTCATGCTCACCGGCGACGAGAACATCCTGAGCGTGGAACTGATCGTCCAGTTTCGCATCAAAGACGCGCAGGAGTTTCTCTTCAACGTGGCCGACATGGGCGAGACGATCATGAAGGCGACCGAGGCGGCGATCCGCCAGGTCATCGGGCAGAGCCACATCGACGAGGCCCTGACCACGGGCAAGGCCGAAATTCAGGAAAGCACGCAAGCGTTGTTGCAGCAGATCCTCGATGACTATCACGCCGGAGTGCACGTGGCGGCGATTCAACTGCAGGACGTGGATCCGCCGGAGCAGGTGGTGGCGGCCTTCAAGGACGTGGCCAGCGCCAAAGAAGACAAGGAAAAACTCATCAACGAAGCGCAAGGCTACCGCAACGACATCATTCCCAAGGCCAAGGGCGAGGCCGCGCAAACCATCAACCAAGCCCAAGCCTATGCGCAGTCGCGAGTACGGCGCGCCGAGGGCGAAGCTGATCGGTTCAACAAGACCCTCAAGGAGTATCAACAGGCGAAGCCGATCATTCGAAAGCGGATCTATCTGGAAACGATGGAGGCTGTGTTGCCGGGGATGAACAAGGTGATTATTGACGGGAAGGTCGGCGACCGCACGCTGCCGTACCTCCCCCTCACGCGTGAACCGAAACCATCGGGATCAAGGGGAGGCACCACGCCGTGA
- the hflC gene encoding protease modulator HflC has product MKKQAIALWASVAIVLLILLGASPFFVVDVTQTAIVIQLGKPVRTITEPGLKLKVPLVQNVVYFDKRLLDYDAVSQDVITTDKKTLLIDNYAKWRIKDPLKVYEAFQTQQGALARLDDIIYSELRVELGRHTLSEIVSQTRSVLMETVTARANEKALPYGIEVEDVRIKRADLPEQNEKAVFTRMQAEREREAKRYRSEGAEEAQKIRSEAEKEREILLAEAYKTAQALMGGGDAQAFKTYSQAYRQDPDFFEFMRSMEAYTKALDKDTTLVLSPDSEFFRFLKSK; this is encoded by the coding sequence GTGAAGAAACAGGCGATCGCGCTGTGGGCAAGCGTGGCCATCGTGCTGTTGATCCTGCTCGGCGCCTCCCCATTCTTCGTGGTGGACGTCACCCAGACCGCGATCGTCATCCAACTGGGCAAGCCGGTGCGCACCATCACCGAACCGGGGCTGAAGCTCAAGGTACCGTTGGTACAAAACGTCGTGTATTTCGACAAACGGCTGTTGGACTACGACGCGGTCTCGCAGGATGTGATCACCACCGACAAGAAGACCTTGCTGATCGACAACTACGCCAAATGGCGAATCAAAGATCCGCTCAAAGTGTACGAGGCGTTTCAGACCCAACAAGGGGCGCTGGCGCGTCTGGACGACATCATCTACTCCGAACTTCGCGTCGAGTTGGGCCGGCACACGCTCTCCGAAATCGTGTCCCAGACGCGCTCGGTGCTCATGGAGACCGTGACCGCGCGCGCGAATGAAAAAGCGCTTCCCTACGGCATCGAGGTGGAAGACGTGCGGATCAAACGCGCGGACCTCCCGGAACAGAACGAGAAGGCCGTGTTCACCCGCATGCAAGCCGAACGAGAACGGGAAGCCAAGCGGTACCGGTCCGAAGGGGCGGAAGAGGCCCAGAAGATCCGATCCGAAGCCGAAAAAGAACGGGAGATCCTGCTCGCCGAAGCCTATAAGACCGCGCAGGCGCTCATGGGCGGCGGCGACGCGCAGGCCTTCAAGACCTACTCGCAGGCCTACCGACAAGACCCCGACTTCTTCGAGTTCATGCGATCCATGGAAGCCTACACTAAAGCCCTCGACAAAGACACCACCCTGGTGCTCAGCCCGGACTCCGAATTCTTCCGCTTCTTGAAGTCCAAGTAG
- a CDS encoding DUF883 family protein: MDVPTDGRDSAQDKLVQDFKAVIADTEALLKATAGVTGEQIDAARAALEHRVAATQKQLAEMEEGLTEHAKAAYEATDKLVREHPWPAVGVAAAVGFLIGVLSSRRG, from the coding sequence ATGGACGTTCCCACTGACGGACGGGACTCCGCGCAAGACAAGCTGGTTCAAGACTTTAAGGCCGTGATCGCGGACACGGAAGCATTGCTCAAAGCGACCGCGGGTGTCACCGGCGAACAAATCGACGCGGCGAGGGCCGCACTCGAACATCGCGTGGCAGCCACCCAGAAGCAGCTCGCGGAGATGGAGGAAGGCCTGACCGAACACGCGAAAGCCGCGTACGAGGCCACCGACAAGCTGGTCCGGGAACATCCCTGGCCCGCGGTGGGGGTGGCCGCGGCGGTCGGGTTCTTGATCGGCGTGTTAAGTTCCCGGCGTGGATAA
- a CDS encoding phage holin family protein encodes MDKAGDSASATSRDHAAGLLDSLRRFVATVLDVLQTRVEIVATEFEEERERLRELVVFGFFALFFLGFGFLLLTLFIVVLFWDTYRVYAVGGFALLYLGLGIFSAATLRQRLKTRPRLFATTLAEFTKDRERLTRS; translated from the coding sequence GTGGATAAGGCGGGCGACAGCGCGAGCGCAACCAGCCGCGATCACGCGGCGGGGCTGTTGGACTCGCTGCGGCGGTTCGTCGCCACGGTGCTCGACGTTCTCCAGACGCGGGTGGAGATCGTCGCCACCGAATTCGAAGAAGAGCGCGAGCGCCTGCGGGAACTGGTCGTGTTCGGCTTCTTCGCCCTGTTCTTCCTGGGCTTTGGGTTTCTTCTGTTGACATTGTTCATCGTGGTCCTGTTTTGGGACACCTACCGGGTGTACGCGGTCGGCGGCTTTGCCCTGCTCTATCTGGGCCTCGGAATCTTCTCGGCCGCGACATTGCGCCAACGACTCAAGACTCGGCCCCGCCTGTTCGCCACGACGCTGGCGGAGTTCACCAAGGACCGAGAACGCCTGACGCGATCATGA
- a CDS encoding YqjK family protein, producing MTERLATIRQRRDALVARAEAQRDTLGRLGQRWRTAVFLADTGLTLAREVRAHWVTVAAGTTLLTWMGRGRLGVWVGRIWMVWSLYRSVSKQPSRTSP from the coding sequence ATGACTGAGCGGCTGGCAACCATCCGGCAACGGCGGGACGCGCTGGTGGCGCGAGCGGAGGCGCAACGAGACACCCTCGGCCGGCTGGGTCAGCGGTGGCGGACAGCCGTCTTCCTGGCGGACACCGGGCTCACGCTCGCGCGCGAGGTGCGCGCACATTGGGTCACGGTGGCCGCAGGAACCACGCTGCTCACATGGATGGGCCGCGGCCGGCTGGGTGTTTGGGTCGGGCGAATCTGGATGGTCTGGTCCTTATATCGTTCTGTCTCTAAGCAACCGTCACGCACGTCACCCTGA
- a CDS encoding EAL domain-containing protein, protein MKIDRSFFKSIVARRIFLFFAICALAPILIMGALILGQVTDALNDETADHLRQTTRSFGFAIIERLMLAAAELRSASADGPVSATNLARRLSTRFDQYTHQWFDAVLVIPENESPVLVRGPSVTPSAFPVPTAAQTADLESGRTVLFVQTEMNRVWLLRAAGSPTHRRLIAAASVRPDYLFAVLDRDALPAGTDGCVFTTALHPLHCSDPSLLPLPTSVSERLVASASGDFLWPGPGSGYLASFWSLFLQAEFAAPKWVVVAAESRIGLVGQVSTFRRTLTSTALVAILIVLLLSSRHIRSTLQPIDELREGMRRLVRRNFKGRVEVSSRDEFEELARAFNAMAEELASQFNTIETLGDVQQAILTALDARGVVETAIRRIHELSNADFVAAMLIDQAAINRGLLFTRPDRTSNRIQVVRTSLPHDALHSLVSSSPAEQDPTSHELAWLAHALPALVAFVVVLPLRVGENPAGLLILGYRDRTARTIEDTARARRVADQISVGLSSARMVEQVHTMAYYDQVTGLPNRRLMHDRLDLALRVAAQHKRHVAVLFLDLDQFKRINDTFGHSKGDRLLQELSKRLATVVRRSDNVGRRDAEGRDAEGPVAMISRLGGDEFTVVLTEVTQPEDSALVARRILQSLTTPFSLDSETVLITASIGISVSPGDGEDADTLVKNADTAMYTVKDQGRNDYRFYNASMNAALLERLTIESRLRKALDDGALRLHFQPRWDMTTGMVVGMEALIRWQDSDLGTVPPSRFISIAEESGLIIPIGSWVLRTACAQVAGWQASGYEPVPVAVNVSGRQFQSDDFVGHVRTVLKEAGLPARLLGLELTESVLMRNADASAEALRGLKALGVTIAIDDFGTGYSSLSYLKRFPIDHLKIDQSFICGLPANVDDAEITSAIVAMAHRLKLRVVAEGVETDAQRAWLANVGCDEIQGFLVGNPVPPEEAVRFLVNRAGPPLKSAA, encoded by the coding sequence GTGAAGATCGATCGGTCCTTCTTCAAGAGTATCGTCGCTCGACGGATCTTCCTGTTCTTCGCAATCTGCGCACTGGCGCCGATCCTCATCATGGGCGCTCTGATCCTGGGACAGGTCACCGATGCCCTCAACGACGAGACGGCCGATCACTTGCGCCAAACCACCCGATCCTTCGGGTTCGCGATCATCGAACGTCTCATGCTGGCGGCCGCAGAACTCCGATCCGCCAGTGCGGACGGTCCGGTCTCGGCAACAAACCTGGCACGCCGACTCAGTACCCGCTTTGACCAGTACACCCATCAGTGGTTCGATGCGGTCCTGGTCATCCCGGAGAACGAGTCGCCTGTTCTGGTCCGCGGGCCATCCGTTACACCGAGCGCCTTCCCCGTTCCAACCGCGGCGCAGACGGCGGACCTTGAATCCGGACGGACCGTCCTGTTCGTTCAGACAGAGATGAACCGCGTGTGGCTGTTGCGCGCAGCCGGCTCCCCGACACATCGCCGTCTCATTGCGGCCGCATCGGTCCGCCCAGACTACCTGTTCGCCGTGCTCGACCGCGACGCCCTCCCGGCAGGGACCGATGGCTGTGTCTTCACGACCGCACTCCACCCGCTCCATTGCAGCGACCCAAGTCTGTTGCCCCTTCCGACAAGCGTCTCGGAGCGATTGGTGGCGTCGGCCTCCGGCGATTTTCTGTGGCCTGGTCCCGGATCAGGCTACCTGGCAAGTTTCTGGTCGCTCTTTCTTCAAGCGGAATTTGCCGCCCCCAAGTGGGTTGTCGTGGCGGCCGAGTCTCGCATCGGGCTTGTCGGGCAGGTGTCGACGTTCCGACGGACGCTGACATCGACGGCACTGGTCGCCATCCTGATCGTCCTGTTGCTTAGCAGCCGTCACATCCGCAGCACCCTCCAGCCCATCGACGAGCTCCGAGAGGGGATGCGCCGACTGGTCAGGCGCAACTTCAAGGGCCGCGTGGAGGTGTCCAGTCGAGACGAGTTTGAGGAACTGGCACGAGCATTCAACGCGATGGCCGAAGAACTGGCAAGTCAGTTCAACACGATCGAGACGCTCGGCGACGTTCAGCAAGCGATCCTAACCGCTCTGGATGCCAGAGGCGTGGTCGAAACCGCGATCCGACGCATTCACGAACTCTCCAACGCCGACTTCGTCGCGGCCATGTTGATCGACCAGGCGGCTATCAACCGAGGCCTCTTGTTCACCAGGCCCGATAGAACGTCGAACCGAATCCAGGTCGTCAGAACGAGTCTGCCTCACGACGCCTTGCATTCGTTGGTAAGCAGCAGCCCTGCCGAGCAAGACCCTACCTCCCACGAACTCGCCTGGTTGGCGCATGCCCTGCCCGCTCTTGTCGCGTTCGTCGTCGTCCTGCCGCTGCGCGTCGGCGAGAATCCGGCCGGACTATTGATCTTGGGGTACCGTGACCGTACGGCTCGGACCATCGAGGACACTGCTCGAGCCCGACGGGTCGCCGATCAGATCTCAGTCGGGCTTTCGAGCGCCCGAATGGTCGAACAGGTCCACACCATGGCCTATTATGACCAGGTGACTGGCCTCCCGAATCGCCGATTGATGCACGATCGTCTGGACCTGGCGCTGCGTGTGGCCGCACAACACAAGCGACACGTCGCAGTCCTGTTCCTGGACCTGGACCAATTCAAGCGCATCAACGACACCTTCGGTCATTCCAAAGGGGATCGGCTTCTCCAAGAACTGTCCAAACGTCTCGCCACGGTCGTCCGTCGCAGCGACAACGTCGGACGTCGCGATGCGGAGGGTCGCGATGCGGAGGGTCCCGTGGCGATGATCTCCAGACTCGGCGGCGACGAGTTCACGGTGGTGTTGACCGAGGTCACGCAGCCCGAGGATTCGGCTCTGGTCGCGCGGCGAATCCTGCAATCCTTGACCACGCCATTCTCACTGGATTCGGAGACCGTCCTGATCACCGCCAGCATCGGGATCAGCGTGTCTCCCGGCGACGGGGAGGACGCTGACACCTTGGTGAAGAACGCCGACACCGCGATGTATACTGTCAAAGACCAGGGCCGAAACGACTATCGATTCTACAACGCCTCGATGAACGCCGCCCTGCTGGAGCGCCTGACCATCGAAAGCCGGCTACGCAAGGCCCTCGACGACGGCGCGTTGCGCCTGCATTTCCAACCGCGGTGGGACATGACCACGGGAATGGTTGTGGGCATGGAAGCCCTGATCAGATGGCAAGACAGCGACCTGGGGACCGTGCCCCCGTCCCGGTTCATCTCCATCGCCGAGGAGTCGGGGCTCATCATTCCCATCGGCTCGTGGGTCCTCCGGACCGCCTGCGCGCAAGTGGCGGGTTGGCAGGCATCAGGTTACGAACCCGTGCCTGTTGCAGTCAACGTGTCGGGCCGCCAATTCCAATCCGACGACTTTGTGGGACACGTGCGGACCGTCCTGAAGGAAGCCGGTTTACCCGCCCGCCTTCTGGGACTCGAACTGACCGAAAGCGTCCTGATGCGCAACGCGGACGCGAGCGCGGAGGCACTTCGCGGACTGAAGGCGCTCGGGGTCACGATCGCGATCGACGATTTTGGGACCGGATATTCCTCCCTGAGCTACCTCAAACGGTTCCCGATCGACCATCTCAAAATCGACCAATCGTTCATCTGTGGTCTCCCCGCCAACGTGGATGACGCCGAAATCACGAGCGCCATCGTGGCGATGGCCCATCGCCTCAAGCTCCGCGTCGTCGCCGAAGGGGTGGAAACCGACGCCCAACGCGCGTGGCTCGCCAACGTAGGCTGCGATGAAATCCAGGGGTTCTTGGTGGGGAATCCCGTCCCCCCGGAGGAGGCGGTTCGATTTCTCGTCAACAGGGCGGGGCCGCCACTCAAATCGGCCGCCTGA